From the Streptococcus hyointestinalis genome, the window CGTCTGATTGTGTCATTCCAGTCACGATTGATGAGGGTTTGACGGACGATACGGATTTGCTCCAGGTATTGCTTACCTGAGTTGTCATGATTGGTGTCAATCACGATAAAAGGATTTTCAAGCCCTTGTTTTTCGTACAAATCAATCGCTTCTAAAAGGTTGTCGTAATAATAATTTGGGATATTCTTGCCATTTTCGTCAAGTGCCCCACGTAAAATCGCATGCGCTACGGGGTTTCCGCTGGTTTCAACTTCCTCGTTGTTGTAGAGGAAGGTTTGCTTGTTTTGCGCAGCGTAAATCCCATTATACATCACTTTGAGGTTGCCTGATGTTGGATTTTTCATACCAGTTGGTACGTCAAAACCAGACGCCACAAAGCGGTGCTGTTGATCCTCAACAGAGCGTGCACCGATGGCTACGTAAGACACTAAATCCTCAACCAAAGGCCAGTTTTCTGGATAGAGCATCTCATCAGCAGTCGTCATCCCTGTCTCAGTGATGACACGATAGTGGAGGTTACGCACTGCCTTGATACCGTTAATCAAGCTAGGCGCTGCATCAGTATCTGGCTGGTGCATAAGCCCCTTGTAGCCGTCACCATTGGTGCGAGGTTTTGCCGTATAGACACGCATAACCATAAAGACACGGTCTTTGACTTCTTCTTGCAGCTTAGCTAGGCGCTTAGCATACTCAAGGACAGCCTCTTCATTATCAGACGAGCATGGTCCAATGACTAAAAGCAAACGGTCGTCTTCGCCTTTGATGATGGCTTCTAACTCACGGTCACGCTGTTCTTTTTTCGCCAAAGCTTCCTGGCTAAGTTTTGAGACGCTGCGCACCTCATTGACATCGATTTTAGGACTGAGTGATTTAAATGACATATAAACTCCTCTAATTATTACTTTTGTAAAGTGTTTTTTATTATACCATTTTTAGGAGGAGTTTTGGATAAATTTTCAGAATTTTCTGCAACTCCCTAAAATTGTTTGCGTCCATGACAATTTTTGTATTTTTTCCCTGAACCACATGGACATGGATCATTACGCTTGAC encodes:
- a CDS encoding 3-deoxy-7-phosphoheptulonate synthase, which produces MSFKSLSPKIDVNEVRSVSKLSQEALAKKEQRDRELEAIIKGEDDRLLLVIGPCSSDNEEAVLEYAKRLAKLQEEVKDRVFMVMRVYTAKPRTNGDGYKGLMHQPDTDAAPSLINGIKAVRNLHYRVITETGMTTADEMLYPENWPLVEDLVSYVAIGARSVEDQQHRFVASGFDVPTGMKNPTSGNLKVMYNGIYAAQNKQTFLYNNEEVETSGNPVAHAILRGALDENGKNIPNYYYDNLLEAIDLYEKQGLENPFIVIDTNHDNSGKQYLEQIRIVRQTLINRDWNDTIRRYVRGFMIESYLEDGRQDQPEVFGKSITDPCLGWDNTEALVREIYTTLESK